In Pseudosulfitobacter pseudonitzschiae, the sequence GTCGAACCCACACCATCAAGGATTTCGACGCCCGTGTGTTTCTCCCACCGGTTGCCCACATCCTCGGGCAGTGCTTCGCCTGCGGAAATGCAACTGCGCAAGGGGGCCGCGGGGGGCCCGCTCTTGTCCATAAAGGCCACTATCGCCGCATAAAGCGTGGGCACACCGCAGAAAATGGTTGGCTTTTCGGTGTTCAGAATGTCAATCACAGCATCCGGCGTAGGGCGGCCCGCGAACAATACCGTGGTGGCACCCGCAGCCATCGGAAAGGTCATCGCGTTGCCCAGCCCATAGGCGAAAAAGAACTTCGCCGCCGAAAACACAACATCGTCCTCGCGCACGCCCAGCACCTGCGCACCATAGGTATCGGCGGTGGCCTTCAGGCTGGAATGGATATGGTGCACGCCCTTGGGCTGACCCGTCGAACCCGAGGAATAGAGCCAGAAGGCAACTTCGTCTGGGCATGCATCAAAAGCCGCTGCGGGTGCTTCGGCGCTTTCGACAAAAGTCTGGTAGGCAATTGTGCCAGCCTGCACCCCGTCACCGATCAGGATGACATGCTTCACAAACGGATTGTCCGCCAGCGCGGGCGCAACTGTGTCATACAGCGCCTCGGACACGAACAAGGTGGTGGCGCGGCTGTCGCGCAGGATCGCGTCATAGACCGACGTAGCCAGCAGGGTGTTCAGCGGAACCGGAACGACCCCAGCCTTAATCGCGCCCCAGAATATCTGCGGAAATTCGATGGTGTCCAACACCAGCATGGCAACACGCTGTTCAGGCACAATTCCATGCTGCGAAAAGGCCGCCGCCACACGCCCCGAAACCTCTTCCAAAGCCTCGTAAGTCAGGCTGCGCCCGCTGCCGTATTCGCGAAAGGCAACCTTGTCGCCGCGACCCTCTTGAACATGGCGATCCACGAAATAGCTGGCTGCATTCGCGCTGGCTAAGCTGCACATTGACGCTCCTCCCAAAGACATCCCAAATATGCGCTATCGTGCGCCTATTTCAGAGTATCGCAACAGGATGAGCGCGTTTGCGCAACTTATTGCAAGATCGTGCGCTAAATCGTAATGGCTGCCGGATCGGCGTCATCGTAAAGACGGTCCACCAGCACCGCGCGACGGCTGAGCAGCTTGGCGAAGTTGATGTTGCCCTTGGCGGTGACTTCGCCTTCGCCCATGTCGGGCGGCTCTGACAGAATCAGCGCGCGGGTGACGCGGGTGGCAGAGCCTGTGGCCTCCGTCGCCTTATCGCGCAAACGGGCGCGTAAAATATTGGCCAGCGCGGGGCTGATACAGGCACCGCCGTCGGTTTCCATATCAATCTGCGCCTTTTCGATCGCCGCGCGGTTCGGCACGATCAGCAGCCCGATCTGGTCACGCCCTTGCCCCGTCACCACGATGTCGGCCACATAAGGGGCCAACAACCCCAACATCACAAGCCGCAGGTTCGCCGCCTGCACCCATGTACCTGTCATCAGCTTGAAATCTTCGGAAATGCGCCCGTCAAAGCGCAGCCCAAGGTTCGGGTCACCCGCATCGACAAAACGCATCGCGTCACCGGTGATAAAAAAGCCTTCGTCGTCAAAAGCTTCAGCGGTCTTGGCCGGATTGTTCAGATAGCTTTGCATGATCGACGGCCCGCTGACCCGCACGTCGCAGCGCATATCGGCATCTGGCACCAGCTTGACCGTGACGCCGGGCAGTGGCACGCCTACGGTGCCAGCGCCTTCGGTCGGCACCTGTTGCAACAGCGCAGCGGGTGCGGTTTCGGTCAACCCCCACGACGAGGTGATCAACGGCACGCGCCGACCTGTCCGGGCCGCCAGTTCTTCCAGCCCGACCCACGTTTCCTGCGGCAGGGACGCACCTGCGTAAAAGATCATATCAAGGTCGCGGAAATAGCTTTCACGCAGGGCATCATCGCTGCGCAGCGCGGTCAGCAACTGGGCAAAGCCCACTGGCACATTGAAGCTGACCGTGCCGGGCACCATCGCGAGGTTCTCAAGAGTGCGCCCGAACAGCGCCGGCAGCGGTTTGCCGTCGTCGATATACAGGCTGCCGCCGCCCGACAGCACCATGTTAAAATTATGCGACCCGCCAAAAACGTGGTTCCACGGCAGCCAGTCCACGATCACCGGTGGGCGCTGGCGCAAAAACGGCAGACCTTGGGCCAGTTGGGTCTGGTTGGTCGTCATCATCCGTTGGGTGGTCAGCACCCCCTTAGGGTCCGAGGTAGAGCCCGACGTCAGCAGGATTTTCGCCACCGTATCCGGCCCGACCTTGGCAAAGGCGGCATCCACACCCGCATCGGAATGGGCCAGCAGATCGGCAAAGGGGGTCGCCCCCGTTTCACCGGGGCTTGATGCGATTGCAGGGCATTTAGCCCGCGCCAAACCCGCCGCATAGGCTGCGCCATCAACGGCAAAGACCCGCGCGGGTTTGATCAGGTTCACCACATAATCCAGCCGCCCGTGCGCAGCAGGGATCAACGTGTATTGCTCGGCCACTGGCACCGTTGGCACGCCAACATAGTGCGCGCCCAGCGTCAGCAGCGCGTGGTCGATGCTGTTGCCGGACAGGATCAACACCGGCGTGTCCGCCCCCATGCCCTGCCCCAAAAACCAGCCCGCAATCGCCCGCGCCTTTTGCCGCGCGCTGGCATAGGTTTCGCGCCGCCAATCCGCGCCCGAGCGTTCGGCCAGAAAAACGGTATCCGGCGTGGCTCGCGCCCAATGGTCCAGCCAGACACCGCTGTTGCGCGCCACCTCGCCCAATGGCGTATCGGCGGTCAGCACGATGGTTCCATCCGCACGATTCTCGCGCGTCACCGAATGTGGGGCAAGAATTGGCGTGTGGGTCATGGCGTCGCCTTTCAGGGGATCAGGAACAGGGTGATGGCAGGAAAGGCGACAAGGATCGCAACCCTGACAATATCACTACCGACAAAGAACATCACAGCCTTGTAGGTCTCGGTGATTGGCGTGGTGCGATCCATCGCGTTGATGATGAACAAATTCATACCGACGGGCGGCGTGATCAGCCCGACCTCGACCACGATCAGCACCAGAATGCCAAACCAAATCGCGACATGCTCGGGTGTCATGCCGAAATCCATCACCGATATGACTGGAAAAAAGATCGGAACTGTCAGCAGGATCATCGACAGGCTGTCCATCACGCAGCCAAAAACCAGATAAAAAACCAGAATGATGATCAGCACCATCCACGGGCTGAAGCCCTGACCAAGCACATAATCGGCCATAAATTGCGGCACGCCCGACAGCGCCAGAAAGCCGTTATAGAACCCCGCCCCCAGTACGATGAAAAAGATCATCGCGGTTGTTTTGGCAGTGCCGATCAGTGAATTGCGGAACACCGCCCAGTTCAGGTTGCCCGAAACCAGCGCCACCAGCCCGGTGCCCGCAGCACCCACGGCAGAACCTTCGGTCGGCGTGAACCAGCCCGCATAGATGCCCCCCACCACAAGACCAAAGATCAACAGCACAGGCCATGTTTCCGCCAGCGCCGCCCAGCGCTCTGACATCGGCTGCGGTTCGCGGGTGCCTGCGGAATCAGGATAGAGACGCACATAGATCGAGATGGTGATGACATAACCCAGCGCCGCAAGGATGCCGGGGAGAAAGGCAGCAAGGAACAGTTTGGCGATGTTCTGTTCAGTGATGATCGCGTAAATCACCAAAATGACCGAGGGCGGGATCAGGATGCCCAGCGTGCCGCCAGCCGCCAGCGTCGCCGTTGAAAACCCGCCCGAATAGCCGTAGCGGCGCAATTCCGGCAGGGCCACGCGGCTCATGGTGGCGGCAGTGGCCAATGACGACCCGCAGATCGCGCCAAAACCTGCACAGGCCCCGACAGAGGCCATCGCAACACCGCCGCGCCGGTGCCCAAGAAAGCTCTCAGCGGCCTTGAACAGCGCCGTAGACATGCCCGACAGTGTGGCGAACTGGCCCATCAGCAAAAACATCGGAATGATCGTCAAAGAATAGCTGGAAAAAGTCGAATAGGTCTCGGACTTCAGCTTGGCCAGCAGCGGCGTGGGGTTGCCGTTCATCGCGAAATACCAGCCGCCAAATCCGCACAACAGCATGGCAAGGCCAATGGGCGCACGCAAAAAGATCAGCCCCAGCAGGATCGGAAAGGACCAAAACCCAAGCTCGAGACGGCTGAGGTCTGCCAGCGGCAAAAGATCAAGAAACCATTCCATTGTCGGTTATTTCCCCATCGGGTCGTTGGGCAGGATCGCACGGCTCAGGGCCACTTCGGCGATACGGGCGCAGGCACAATAGACTGCGGTGACAGAGGCGACGGTGGCCGCTGCCAGACTGGCGGCATAGCTCCACCAGACGGGAAATTCGAGAAACAGCGTGGTTTCGCCATTGTTCACATAACGCATCATGCCGTCCGACAGCCGCCATGTCAGAAATACGATCGTTACCGACAGCACGATTTCCCAAAACGCCCGCAACACCATCAGCGCACGCTGAGGCAAAGCCGAGGTAAACACATCCACCGTCGCGTGGCCGGCATAGAGTTGGCAGACCGGAAAGAACGAGAAAATGGCAAAGGCAACGCCCGCCTCAAGCAACTCGTAAGAGCCGTTGATCTCGCCCACACCCGCATTGATTGCCCAGTTCGACAGCCCGCCAAAGGCTGATTGCGCAAAGTCTGTGTGAAACAGCTTGCTCAGACTGCGACCGGCGATCGACAGGGTTGTCAGTACAATCAGTAAAACAAGAACCAGACCGCCGAGAACGGCAGTGGCACGGGCAAGCCAGGTGACCAGGCGTGTCATGAGGACTCCGGTTTTGGGTAATCAGGAAGAGAAAGTGCTGCGGCGCGTGCCTCCACACGCCGCAGCAGCGTGCCAGTCAGGTTACTGGCTGTACTTTTCCATCAGCATGGTGGCCTCGTCGATCAGGGCCTGACCGTCGATACCCTTGGTCTCCATGTCGGCAATCCACGCGTCATAGACAGGCTGGGCCGCTTCACGCCACGCTTTGGCGTCTTCTTCGGGCACGGTGACGATGTTGTTTCCCAAAGCAACTGCAGCTTCGCGTGCCGGACCATCAGAATCGGCCTGAGTGCCACCGGCAAAGACCGAGAATTCCACACCCGAGTTGTCGTCGATCACCTTTTTCAGATCATCGGGCAGCGCCTCATAACGGTCTTTGTTCATCGCCAGAACGAATGTCAGAACATACAGCGCCTTGCCTTCGAACTCGGTGTGGTTTTTCACCAACTCCGGCACTTTCAACGCGCTCGTAACTTCCCACGGGATCGTGGTGCCATCGATCACGCCTTTGGACAGGCCTTCGGACACGGCAGGCACGGGCATGCCAACGGGCGTTGCACCCAGTTCCGACAGATAGTTGTTGATCAGACGCGAACCGCCGCGAATTTTCAGGCCTTCCATGTCGGCGGGAACTTTCACTTCACGATTGGCGTGGATCATGCCGGGTCCGTGTACCCAAGTGCCCAGAATATGTACGTCTTTGAACTCTGTGTCCTTCATGTGCGTTTCGAACATTTCCCAATACGCGCGGCTTGCGGCGCGGGCATCGGTCATCATGAACGGCAGTTCGAACACTTCGGTCGACGGATAGCGACCGGGGGTATAGCCCACAACGGTCCAGACAACATCGGCAACGCCGTCAATCGCTTGATCCATCAGTTCTGGCGGCGTGCCGCCCAGTTGCATCGACGGATAGCGGTCCACCTTGATGCGGCCACCGCTGTCTTTTTCGACATTGTCGGCCCAAACGTCCAGTACCAGACGGGGCACGTTGGCTTGCGCTGGCAGGAACTGGTGCAGACTTAACGTGACCTCTTGCGCGGACGCAGGTGCAATGCCCATCCCCAGCGCCAGCGCTGCGGCGCCTGCCAGTGACAGAAATGATTTACGCGTGATATTCATGGTCTTCCTCCCTAAAGATGCACTCTTGCGGCGCATCGGTCTTGTGTCGTTGCGGCCGATTGGTAGGGCAAGGT encodes:
- a CDS encoding benzoate-CoA ligase family protein, whose amino-acid sequence is MCSLASANAASYFVDRHVQEGRGDKVAFREYGSGRSLTYEALEEVSGRVAAAFSQHGIVPEQRVAMLVLDTIEFPQIFWGAIKAGVVPVPLNTLLATSVYDAILRDSRATTLFVSEALYDTVAPALADNPFVKHVILIGDGVQAGTIAYQTFVESAEAPAAAFDACPDEVAFWLYSSGSTGQPKGVHHIHSSLKATADTYGAQVLGVREDDVVFSAAKFFFAYGLGNAMTFPMAAGATTVLFAGRPTPDAVIDILNTEKPTIFCGVPTLYAAIVAFMDKSGPPAAPLRSCISAGEALPEDVGNRWEKHTGVEILDGVGSTEMLHIFLSNRPGDVVYGTSGVPVPGYSVRLVNEAGEDVATGEVGELLVQGDSAASCYWNQRAKSRVTFEGVWTRTGDKYERRADGRFIYCGRTDDMFKVSGIWVSPFEVESAIISHADVLEAAVVAARDDDGLEKPKAYVVLNAGVSSEGIEAALKEHVKTKIGKWKYPRWIACVDELPKTATGKIQRFKLREDA
- a CDS encoding feruloyl-CoA synthase; protein product: MTHTPILAPHSVTRENRADGTIVLTADTPLGEVARNSGVWLDHWARATPDTVFLAERSGADWRRETYASARQKARAIAGWFLGQGMGADTPVLILSGNSIDHALLTLGAHYVGVPTVPVAEQYTLIPAAHGRLDYVVNLIKPARVFAVDGAAYAAGLARAKCPAIASSPGETGATPFADLLAHSDAGVDAAFAKVGPDTVAKILLTSGSTSDPKGVLTTQRMMTTNQTQLAQGLPFLRQRPPVIVDWLPWNHVFGGSHNFNMVLSGGGSLYIDDGKPLPALFGRTLENLAMVPGTVSFNVPVGFAQLLTALRSDDALRESYFRDLDMIFYAGASLPQETWVGLEELAARTGRRVPLITSSWGLTETAPAALLQQVPTEGAGTVGVPLPGVTVKLVPDADMRCDVRVSGPSIMQSYLNNPAKTAEAFDDEGFFITGDAMRFVDAGDPNLGLRFDGRISEDFKLMTGTWVQAANLRLVMLGLLAPYVADIVVTGQGRDQIGLLIVPNRAAIEKAQIDMETDGGACISPALANILRARLRDKATEATGSATRVTRALILSEPPDMGEGEVTAKGNINFAKLLSRRAVLVDRLYDDADPAAITI
- a CDS encoding TRAP transporter large permease, whose protein sequence is MEWFLDLLPLADLSRLELGFWSFPILLGLIFLRAPIGLAMLLCGFGGWYFAMNGNPTPLLAKLKSETYSTFSSYSLTIIPMFLLMGQFATLSGMSTALFKAAESFLGHRRGGVAMASVGACAGFGAICGSSLATAATMSRVALPELRRYGYSGGFSTATLAAGGTLGILIPPSVILVIYAIITEQNIAKLFLAAFLPGILAALGYVITISIYVRLYPDSAGTREPQPMSERWAALAETWPVLLIFGLVVGGIYAGWFTPTEGSAVGAAGTGLVALVSGNLNWAVFRNSLIGTAKTTAMIFFIVLGAGFYNGFLALSGVPQFMADYVLGQGFSPWMVLIIILVFYLVFGCVMDSLSMILLTVPIFFPVISVMDFGMTPEHVAIWFGILVLIVVEVGLITPPVGMNLFIINAMDRTTPITETYKAVMFFVGSDIVRVAILVAFPAITLFLIP
- a CDS encoding TRAP transporter small permease — translated: MTRLVTWLARATAVLGGLVLVLLIVLTTLSIAGRSLSKLFHTDFAQSAFGGLSNWAINAGVGEINGSYELLEAGVAFAIFSFFPVCQLYAGHATVDVFTSALPQRALMVLRAFWEIVLSVTIVFLTWRLSDGMMRYVNNGETTLFLEFPVWWSYAASLAAATVASVTAVYCACARIAEVALSRAILPNDPMGK
- a CDS encoding TRAP transporter substrate-binding protein; translation: MNITRKSFLSLAGAAALALGMGIAPASAQEVTLSLHQFLPAQANVPRLVLDVWADNVEKDSGGRIKVDRYPSMQLGGTPPELMDQAIDGVADVVWTVVGYTPGRYPSTEVFELPFMMTDARAASRAYWEMFETHMKDTEFKDVHILGTWVHGPGMIHANREVKVPADMEGLKIRGGSRLINNYLSELGATPVGMPVPAVSEGLSKGVIDGTTIPWEVTSALKVPELVKNHTEFEGKALYVLTFVLAMNKDRYEALPDDLKKVIDDNSGVEFSVFAGGTQADSDGPAREAAVALGNNIVTVPEEDAKAWREAAQPVYDAWIADMETKGIDGQALIDEATMLMEKYSQ